A genomic segment from Fuerstiella sp. encodes:
- the lpxI gene encoding UDP-2,3-diacylglucosamine diphosphatase LpxI (LpxI, functionally equivalent to LpxH, replaces it in LPS biosynthesis in a minority of bacteria.): MTSSFSSDRNLIPLSADHGRPHTDGPMKLGLLAGGGDFPIRFTRSAQASGHSVFGLGVTGMASEALGDVCDDFRFAPLARIGKAIRLFKRAGVERIVMAGKIEKTVIFHPFRWVRHMPDWRTIHMWFRYASHNKKDDTLLLAVIREFARDNLYFDSALNYCPELLVKHGFLTRKRPTSPQWKDIQFGWELAREMGRLDVGQTVVVNDTAVLAIEAIEGTDQCIRRAGNLCRRGGFTVVKVAKPQQDMRFDVPTVGVETIKSMYESGGRVLAIESGMTILLQPDEVTQLADKFGISVVAVNTEEIALRSAA, from the coding sequence ATGACTTCCAGCTTTTCATCCGACCGAAATCTGATTCCGTTATCTGCTGATCACGGTCGACCACATACTGATGGTCCGATGAAACTTGGATTGCTGGCAGGTGGAGGAGATTTTCCCATCCGTTTTACCCGATCCGCTCAGGCATCCGGGCATTCCGTTTTCGGACTCGGTGTAACAGGAATGGCTTCGGAGGCACTCGGCGACGTCTGTGACGATTTTCGTTTCGCTCCGCTGGCTCGAATCGGCAAGGCTATTCGGCTGTTCAAACGTGCCGGTGTCGAGAGAATCGTGATGGCCGGAAAGATTGAGAAAACAGTGATCTTTCATCCGTTCAGGTGGGTTCGGCATATGCCTGACTGGCGCACGATCCACATGTGGTTCCGTTATGCGAGCCATAACAAAAAGGACGACACTCTGCTGTTGGCCGTGATCCGTGAATTTGCCCGTGACAATCTGTATTTTGATTCAGCCCTGAACTATTGCCCGGAGCTTCTCGTGAAACACGGCTTCCTGACCAGAAAACGGCCAACATCCCCGCAGTGGAAGGACATTCAGTTTGGCTGGGAACTGGCCCGTGAGATGGGTCGTCTGGATGTGGGACAAACCGTGGTCGTCAATGACACTGCCGTGCTTGCCATAGAAGCCATTGAAGGGACGGATCAGTGTATTCGCCGTGCAGGAAATCTGTGCCGCCGTGGCGGATTTACAGTCGTGAAGGTGGCGAAACCGCAGCAGGATATGCGATTCGATGTTCCCACAGTCGGTGTAGAAACCATTAAATCCATGTACGAGTCCGGCGGTCGGGTTCTTGCGATCGAAAGCGGTATGACCATTTTACTGCAACCCGATGAGGTCACACAGCTTGCCGACAAATTTGGAATTTCAGTAGTAGCTGTCAACACGGAAGAAATCGCACTGCGTTCTGCTGCTTAA
- the lpxD gene encoding UDP-3-O-(3-hydroxymyristoyl)glucosamine N-acyltransferase — MSEQQALTAGQIANLVNGRIIGDSETFISSVEVIERATKTHLTYLNDPNKLSRLDSSNAKLVLVPHSTEQAVSHLRDVTFILVDEPEVAFLQIAGILHPRRTPTGEGIAGTAVVAPSANIGSGTVIGHHVVIGNHVTIGNNCRIEHGTLIEDGCKLGDQVMVHANCVVYSDMIIGSRVTIHATCVIGADGFGYRTVNGHHQRIPHYGTVRICDDVEIGAGTTIDRAKVGETVIGTGTRIDNQVMIGHNCQIGPHNLIVSQVGFAGSASTGAYVVCAGQAGIADHVHLADGAIIGAKTGVHRDMKGGQSYLGIPALPIAETARNMMALRRLPEIRNSVKQLERSVKDLQKNLTKTETSGNSPVSHPNDIGPPTSETFDSESEAA; from the coding sequence ATGTCAGAACAGCAGGCGCTGACGGCCGGGCAAATTGCCAATCTCGTCAATGGCCGAATCATCGGAGACTCAGAAACCTTTATTTCCTCAGTTGAGGTGATCGAACGGGCAACCAAAACACACCTTACCTATTTGAATGACCCGAATAAGCTGTCCCGACTGGACTCATCAAACGCTAAACTTGTGCTGGTTCCCCATTCCACGGAACAGGCAGTGAGCCATCTCAGGGATGTCACGTTCATTCTGGTTGATGAACCTGAAGTTGCGTTCCTTCAGATTGCCGGCATTCTTCATCCTCGACGAACCCCGACAGGCGAAGGCATCGCCGGAACGGCAGTGGTCGCTCCGTCTGCGAATATTGGCAGCGGAACGGTGATTGGGCACCATGTGGTGATCGGCAACCATGTCACCATCGGCAACAACTGTCGAATTGAACACGGCACTTTGATCGAAGACGGCTGTAAGCTGGGTGATCAGGTTATGGTGCATGCGAATTGCGTAGTTTATTCGGATATGATCATTGGAAGCAGGGTCACAATTCACGCAACCTGTGTGATTGGTGCCGATGGTTTTGGATACCGTACGGTCAACGGTCACCATCAGCGAATTCCACATTACGGAACCGTGCGTATCTGTGACGACGTGGAAATTGGCGCCGGCACCACCATCGATCGTGCCAAGGTGGGTGAAACGGTCATTGGAACGGGTACACGCATCGACAATCAGGTCATGATTGGGCATAACTGTCAGATCGGACCACATAACCTGATCGTTTCGCAGGTTGGATTCGCGGGATCCGCTTCGACTGGGGCATACGTTGTTTGCGCCGGTCAGGCCGGTATTGCTGACCACGTTCATCTGGCAGACGGAGCAATTATTGGAGCCAAAACGGGCGTGCATCGGGATATGAAAGGCGGACAGTCGTATTTGGGTATCCCGGCACTGCCGATTGCCGAAACAGCCAGGAATATGATGGCACTGCGGCGCCTTCCTGAAATACGAAACTCTGTCAAACAGCTGGAACGCAGCGTTAAAGATCTTCAGAAGAATCTGACAAAAACCGAAACGTCCGGTAATTCACCTGTCTCTCACCCGAACGATATTGGCCCGCCGACTTCTGAGACCTTCGACAGTGAAAGTGAAGCTGCCTGA
- a CDS encoding homoserine O-acetyltransferase yields MSARSQPKSAQTPSESPGIVQKQTATLFTDPPLTLASSESIGPITVEYETYGQLNEARDNAIFVCHALTGDAHAAGIHSTDERKPGWWDALIGPGRGLNTDEYFVICANVLGGCQGTTGPGSLNPQTGQRYCLDFPFLTVGDMVSVHSELVRSLGIDRLCGVIGGSLGGMQALEWSVRFPDQIASAIIVAAGHRLSAQGIAFNAVGRRAIYADPGFDKGNYGPETPPRFGLALARMIAHITYLSEDSIELKFGRRLQDSDKFAFDMLKETEFKIESYLHYQGKRFVQRFDANSYLYLTRAMDYFDLAESHDSLAAACRRASCRFLVISYDTDWLFPTSQSRELATALMKVDKHVSFLELKCSFGHDSFLIDIDPLSELVAPFIDQTIVAEREYPAGAGKTATAAFTTPV; encoded by the coding sequence ATGTCTGCACGTTCACAGCCAAAGAGCGCTCAGACGCCGTCAGAATCTCCGGGAATTGTCCAAAAACAGACTGCGACACTGTTTACGGACCCGCCGTTGACACTGGCTTCCAGTGAATCCATTGGCCCGATCACCGTCGAATATGAGACCTATGGACAGCTGAATGAAGCCCGGGACAACGCAATTTTTGTATGCCACGCTCTTACCGGGGATGCCCACGCTGCTGGAATTCATTCCACGGATGAACGGAAGCCTGGATGGTGGGATGCTCTCATCGGTCCCGGACGTGGTCTGAACACGGATGAATACTTCGTTATTTGTGCCAATGTGCTTGGCGGATGCCAGGGAACCACAGGTCCGGGGAGCCTGAATCCGCAAACGGGACAACGCTATTGCCTGGATTTTCCGTTTCTCACCGTGGGTGACATGGTTTCAGTGCATTCGGAGCTCGTACGTTCCCTCGGAATCGATCGACTTTGTGGAGTCATTGGTGGAAGTTTGGGCGGTATGCAGGCACTGGAGTGGTCCGTTCGTTTTCCGGATCAAATCGCTTCAGCAATCATTGTGGCGGCGGGGCATCGCCTGTCCGCTCAGGGAATCGCGTTCAATGCCGTCGGCCGCCGCGCCATTTATGCCGATCCGGGATTTGACAAAGGCAACTATGGTCCGGAGACTCCGCCGCGTTTTGGTCTGGCGCTGGCGCGTATGATCGCTCACATTACTTATCTTTCGGAAGATTCCATCGAACTGAAGTTTGGACGTCGTCTGCAGGACAGTGACAAATTCGCGTTTGACATGCTGAAGGAGACTGAATTTAAGATCGAGAGTTATTTGCACTATCAGGGGAAACGGTTTGTGCAGCGATTCGACGCGAACAGCTATCTATATCTGACCAGAGCGATGGACTATTTTGATCTTGCAGAATCACACGACTCGCTGGCTGCTGCCTGCCGGCGGGCCAGCTGTCGGTTTTTGGTGATTTCCTATGATACCGACTGGTTGTTTCCAACGTCGCAAAGTCGTGAGCTGGCCACCGCTTTGATGAAAGTGGATAAGCATGTGTCATTCCTTGAGTTAAAATGCAGCTTCGGGCATGACTCGTTTCTTATCGACATCGATCCTCTGTCCGAACTGGTTGCCCCGTTCATTGACCAAACCATCGTCGCTGAGCGGGAATATCCAGCCGGTGCAGGCAAGACAGCTACAGCGGCATTCACTACGCCGGTTTGA
- the metW gene encoding methionine biosynthesis protein MetW — protein MSVFNRYQLPDISVRLTDELIMQHIDKESRVIDLGCGDGRLLERLRREMNCSVQGVDLERSNIVSVIQRGLPVVSANLDEGLTDIPSGSFDFAVLSQTLQQVKEPRQLLTEMLRVARRALVVVPNFGYWRVRMEVLWRGRTPVTSRLPYEWYESPNLHFMSMYDFRDLMTSIGLTIVKESPIIRGRAVDRAWAANLRADSAFYLLEHQI, from the coding sequence ATGTCTGTTTTTAACCGCTATCAGCTGCCGGACATCAGTGTCCGTCTCACGGATGAGTTGATTATGCAGCACATTGACAAAGAAAGCCGCGTCATCGACCTGGGATGTGGTGATGGTCGGCTGCTGGAGCGACTTCGACGCGAAATGAACTGTAGTGTTCAGGGGGTTGACCTGGAACGTTCTAATATCGTCTCGGTGATTCAGCGTGGTCTGCCGGTTGTGAGTGCCAATCTGGATGAAGGACTGACAGACATACCGTCCGGAAGTTTCGATTTTGCTGTGTTGAGTCAGACTCTGCAGCAGGTCAAAGAACCCAGGCAGTTACTCACAGAGATGTTGAGAGTTGCTCGACGCGCGCTCGTGGTGGTTCCCAATTTCGGCTACTGGCGCGTCCGCATGGAAGTGTTGTGGCGAGGGAGGACTCCAGTCACAAGTCGTCTGCCGTATGAGTGGTACGAGTCTCCCAATCTGCATTTCATGTCGATGTATGATTTTCGCGATTTAATGACGAGTATCGGGCTGACAATTGTCAAAGAAAGTCCAATCATCCGAGGCCGCGCGGTGGATCGTGCGTGGGCCGCGAATCTGCGAGCAGACAGCGCGTTTTATCTTCTCGAACACCAGATTTGA
- a CDS encoding protocatechuate 3,4-dioxygenase codes for MQRCPVCERRQFLFRATMGSAALFTVPGAYAEELIRTAPQGEGPFYPDKLPLDTDNDLIIINDSITPAVGQITHLTGRVTDVRGNPVRNVLVKIWQADNNAVYLHSRGGRRDRLDTNFQGFGRFSTNLNGEYYFRCIKPVRYTGRPPHIHVAVEQSGKRLLTTQLYIRGEKLNDSDFLFRQVEDPRARETLLVDFNPLNRSETGELHANFNIILGMTPNESQAG; via the coding sequence ATGCAGCGATGTCCAGTCTGTGAACGGCGTCAGTTTTTGTTTCGTGCGACAATGGGTTCGGCGGCACTATTCACGGTTCCAGGAGCCTATGCCGAGGAATTAATTCGCACGGCTCCGCAGGGTGAGGGACCGTTTTATCCCGACAAACTTCCGCTGGACACCGATAATGACCTCATCATTATCAATGATTCGATTACTCCTGCAGTGGGTCAAATCACTCACCTCACCGGTCGTGTTACGGATGTTAGGGGCAATCCAGTCCGTAATGTTCTGGTGAAAATCTGGCAGGCCGATAATAACGCCGTGTATCTCCACAGCCGCGGTGGCCGTCGGGACAGACTCGACACAAATTTTCAGGGGTTTGGCCGGTTTTCCACCAATCTGAACGGTGAATACTATTTTCGCTGTATCAAACCCGTTCGCTACACGGGGAGACCACCACACATCCACGTCGCTGTGGAGCAATCTGGTAAACGTCTTTTGACAACTCAGCTGTACATCAGGGGCGAAAAGTTGAACGACAGCGATTTCCTGTTCCGTCAGGTCGAAGATCCCAGGGCGCGAGAAACCCTGCTCGTGGACTTCAACCCGCTGAATAGATCTGAAACCGGTGAATTACATGCAAATTTCAACATCATTCTTGGAATGACTCCCAACGAATCACAAGCCGGATAA
- a CDS encoding lactonase family protein produces the protein MLRFSAVALVFLCLFTCQLMLVDSLVANDAVSDMTRFYIGTYNSPTSHGIYRSELDPVTGQLTEPVLAVEAVNSSFLAIHPGKKFLYAVSEAGDGSVGAYAIDPSSGDLTLLNQQPSGGPGACHLVVDRAGTHVLVANYYVGNASVLELSADGRLGSQTGFVQHQSVISSSGRKKGPLAHAIHLDAANRFAFVCDAGVDRVFIYRYDADEGTLTPNDPPAGIVAVDAAPRHFAWHPDGKHAYVINESELSLTLFDYTPETGELTAVQTISTVPGGVNRKGYSTAEVVVHPSGKFVYGSNRGHDTIAGFRIDPVSRRLTPIGQFAGGTIKMPRNFNIDPTGNFALVEGRESDNVVVFRIDTLTGEFQATGHSISIGQPACVKFFVP, from the coding sequence ATGCTTCGATTCTCAGCCGTTGCACTTGTTTTTCTGTGTCTGTTCACGTGTCAACTGATGTTGGTTGACTCTCTTGTGGCGAATGATGCGGTGTCGGACATGACACGGTTCTACATTGGAACCTACAACAGTCCGACGAGCCACGGGATCTATCGTTCTGAACTGGATCCGGTTACCGGGCAGCTGACGGAGCCGGTGCTGGCGGTGGAGGCTGTCAATTCGTCGTTTCTGGCAATCCATCCCGGTAAAAAATTCCTGTATGCGGTCAGTGAAGCCGGCGACGGCAGTGTGGGGGCTTATGCCATTGACCCGAGCAGTGGTGATCTGACGCTACTGAATCAGCAGCCCTCGGGAGGACCAGGAGCCTGTCACCTGGTCGTTGACAGAGCCGGCACCCATGTGCTTGTTGCCAATTATTATGTCGGAAATGCGTCTGTCCTTGAGTTATCAGCGGACGGAAGACTCGGGTCGCAGACCGGTTTCGTTCAGCACCAGTCTGTCATCAGTTCCAGCGGCAGGAAAAAAGGGCCGCTGGCTCACGCGATTCATCTTGATGCCGCCAATCGTTTCGCGTTTGTCTGTGATGCCGGCGTCGACAGGGTTTTTATCTACCGATATGACGCGGATGAAGGAACATTGACGCCCAATGATCCTCCGGCCGGCATTGTGGCAGTTGATGCCGCACCTCGTCATTTTGCGTGGCACCCTGACGGAAAGCACGCTTACGTGATCAACGAATCGGAACTCAGTCTCACGTTGTTTGACTACACTCCGGAAACCGGCGAACTCACTGCTGTGCAGACGATATCCACTGTACCCGGTGGCGTGAATCGTAAAGGGTACTCGACTGCAGAAGTCGTGGTTCATCCTTCCGGAAAGTTCGTCTACGGGTCAAATCGCGGCCATGATACGATCGCCGGATTCAGAATTGATCCGGTCAGCCGCCGACTGACACCAATTGGCCAGTTTGCCGGTGGTACGATCAAAATGCCGCGAAACTTCAACATTGATCCTACTGGTAACTTTGCTCTCGTGGAGGGGCGGGAAAGCGACAATGTCGTCGTCTTCCGCATCGATACGCTAACCGGTGAATTCCAGGCCACGGGGCATTCGATCAGTATCGGACAACCCGCCTGTGTGAAATTTTTTGTTCCCTGA
- a CDS encoding mandelate racemase/muconate lactonizing enzyme family protein: MNSVVNNVPPFSSDHCSRRSFLAASAGAAAAGGLLPSSSAALRAALKRSESLHGPVTVTDIEVHEITNEFVDWQAWPLNHFYGPWTRTIYVAHTNTGLIGLGESGWTEPPETIEKYIGTSPFDWVGDETSLGLGTAMYDLMGKAAMVPVYKLFGQQYRKWVSVSSWTVSTHPDRMAEAVRRYSKMGYTWMKYHLSPFENVLDQMDAMQAVAPRGFRIHHDFTMHGTDDHMFELLEKISEYPIAGCFEDPLTARDIDGHAELRKRCRLPIVYHHSPLGATFEVQMRAADAYMLGHQKIGTVMRRAGLFAATNTPFMLQNTGGNITRAMVAHMQSAFKTSSFHFGTASEIMKWDVVKERLDPVNGFVRVPETPGLGVTLDREELERIKNLNVPGQDKWIVRTRFENGTAMYNIHDPEDSIFMVRPDTHRLIPMSYDAPVTTDYWDDDGTNEYRNMFARIQREGIVIINE, translated from the coding sequence ATGAACTCCGTGGTAAACAACGTCCCGCCATTCAGTTCTGATCACTGCTCTCGGCGCAGCTTTCTAGCCGCATCTGCGGGCGCTGCGGCGGCCGGCGGACTGTTGCCGAGTAGTTCCGCAGCGCTGCGGGCAGCCCTGAAACGTTCTGAATCTTTGCATGGCCCCGTCACTGTCACAGACATTGAAGTTCACGAAATCACCAACGAATTCGTCGACTGGCAGGCATGGCCACTGAACCATTTTTACGGCCCGTGGACACGGACAATTTACGTCGCACATACGAATACAGGACTCATCGGACTCGGTGAAAGTGGCTGGACGGAACCCCCGGAAACCATCGAAAAATACATCGGGACGAGTCCGTTTGACTGGGTCGGTGATGAAACATCACTGGGCCTGGGAACAGCGATGTATGACCTGATGGGAAAAGCCGCCATGGTTCCGGTCTACAAACTCTTCGGACAGCAATACCGCAAGTGGGTGTCGGTTTCTTCGTGGACAGTATCAACACACCCGGACCGTATGGCGGAAGCAGTCCGGCGTTACTCAAAGATGGGCTACACATGGATGAAATACCATCTGTCACCGTTCGAAAATGTGCTTGATCAGATGGATGCCATGCAGGCTGTTGCTCCACGCGGTTTTCGCATTCACCATGACTTCACAATGCACGGTACCGACGACCATATGTTTGAACTGCTGGAGAAGATCTCCGAATATCCGATCGCCGGCTGTTTCGAAGACCCGCTGACGGCGCGGGATATCGATGGTCATGCCGAGCTGCGCAAACGCTGCCGACTTCCGATTGTGTATCATCATTCCCCCTTAGGGGCCACATTCGAAGTCCAGATGCGAGCTGCCGATGCCTACATGCTTGGACATCAGAAAATCGGAACAGTGATGCGGCGGGCCGGTCTTTTCGCGGCAACCAACACCCCCTTCATGCTGCAGAATACCGGCGGCAACATTACTCGGGCGATGGTGGCGCACATGCAGTCAGCATTTAAAACATCAAGTTTCCATTTTGGAACTGCATCGGAAATTATGAAATGGGACGTGGTGAAGGAACGACTTGATCCCGTCAATGGTTTCGTGCGGGTCCCGGAAACACCGGGACTTGGTGTGACTCTTGATCGGGAGGAACTGGAACGGATCAAGAACCTGAATGTCCCGGGTCAGGACAAATGGATCGTCAGGACACGGTTCGAAAACGGCACAGCCATGTACAACATTCATGATCCGGAAGACTCAATTTTCATGGTGCGCCCGGACACGCACCGGCTGATCCCCATGAGCTATGACGCTCCCGTCACGACTGACTACTGGGACGACGACGGAACCAACGAATACCGCAACATGTTTGCCCGGATTCAACGCGAGGGAATCGTAATCATTAACGAGTAA
- a CDS encoding PSD1 and planctomycete cytochrome C domain-containing protein, translated as MRRFFQPFLHVTAVFLLVASCATATEVDFNRDIRPILSNHCFQCHGPDDDARQADLRLDQQEGALAHRDGHAAIVPGDLANSTVVERITSEDVDLRMPPATFEKPLSQKQIDLLVAWIESGANYTNHWSFEAIRRPPVPSVRPEDLVRNGIDNFIVSRLASHHIQASPSADRYTLIRRAYFDLLGLLPSIEEVDQFVNDQREDAWEQLLNQVMDNPHFGERWGRHWLDQARYADSHGYTNDNERSMWPYRDWVIDAFNRDLPFDQFTIEQLAGDLLVSPDLSQQVATGFHRNTLINTEGGTKADQFRDEQVKDRVDTTGLVWMGLTVGCAKCHSHKFDPISQQEYYQLYAFFNSTADNNSETPTVKVPGPHQKSEILRLETKQIELKQQISTDPDRESRQLAWQQQLLDRAGDGSLEQHDSDADWSVLNLSGKSLEGRAELNALQDHSLLVSGSSDDTDEYHASAPSPLKKIRSVRLEVLTHDSLPQTGPGRAEDGNFELSEFWFRTGDGRELRFSTAGAQHSQPGYEAAKTIDGKDETGWAIDGAPEGSLNRNRTAWFVLPTPLEVDLNHSLTFKMRFAKKAAGIGRFRIGVSETEWQYDPDPAILAVLVAIDSADRSEEQNHKLDDAFLRQDAVLGPVRASLTDVTKELDAIRKTIPTTMVLQELEEPRKTHLQIRGEFLRTSYEVTPAVPAVLPEVAEAEGARTRLDFANWLMHPDHPLTGRVRVNRIWMRLFGRGLVETEDDFGTQGTLPSHPQLLDWLADEFRGQGWSTKNLLKLIMNSATYRQTSAARPELMSVDSGNVLLARQNRLRVEAEIVRDLALSVSGKLSPVIGGEGVYPPQESGIYAFTQRKKNWKTSADEDRYRRGMYTFFYRSAPYPMLETFDVPKFNDTCTHRDRSNTPLQSLTISNSEAMYELAQYFGQRILSNEAVGSESAALDEERLIFAFRLCVSRQPRQHELVVLMRYLEQSRQVFTEEEKVWTAVARLLMNLDEFITRE; from the coding sequence ATGCGACGTTTCTTTCAGCCGTTTTTGCACGTGACTGCCGTCTTTCTGTTGGTTGCCTCGTGCGCAACAGCGACAGAGGTCGACTTCAATCGGGATATTCGTCCGATTCTTTCCAACCACTGTTTCCAGTGTCACGGTCCGGATGACGATGCTCGGCAGGCCGATCTCCGACTGGATCAGCAGGAGGGAGCGTTGGCGCACCGTGACGGGCATGCAGCCATCGTGCCCGGTGATTTGGCCAACAGTACGGTCGTGGAGCGAATTACGTCAGAGGATGTGGACCTCCGGATGCCGCCGGCAACATTTGAGAAGCCGCTTTCGCAGAAGCAGATAGATCTGCTGGTGGCATGGATTGAGTCCGGAGCAAACTATACGAATCACTGGTCTTTCGAAGCGATCCGGCGACCACCGGTGCCATCGGTTCGACCGGAGGATTTGGTTCGGAATGGTATCGACAACTTTATTGTCAGCCGTCTGGCCTCACATCATATCCAGGCTTCGCCATCGGCCGATCGCTACACCTTGATCAGGCGCGCATATTTCGACCTGCTGGGGCTGCTACCTTCTATCGAAGAAGTCGACCAGTTCGTTAATGACCAGCGTGAAGACGCATGGGAGCAGTTGCTGAATCAGGTGATGGATAATCCTCACTTCGGCGAACGTTGGGGCCGCCACTGGCTGGATCAGGCTCGTTATGCTGATTCACACGGCTACACCAACGACAACGAGCGATCGATGTGGCCGTATCGCGACTGGGTGATCGATGCATTCAACCGGGACCTTCCGTTTGATCAGTTTACTATTGAACAACTGGCCGGTGACCTGCTTGTCAGTCCGGATTTGTCGCAGCAGGTTGCCACCGGATTTCATCGTAATACGTTGATCAATACCGAAGGGGGAACCAAGGCAGATCAGTTTCGTGACGAACAGGTGAAGGATCGCGTTGATACCACGGGACTCGTCTGGATGGGGCTGACGGTGGGCTGCGCAAAATGTCACAGTCACAAATTCGATCCGATTAGTCAGCAGGAATATTACCAGCTGTACGCTTTCTTTAATTCGACGGCTGATAATAACTCTGAGACACCAACGGTGAAGGTGCCGGGACCACACCAGAAATCTGAAATTCTGCGTCTTGAAACAAAGCAGATTGAATTAAAGCAGCAGATCAGCACGGATCCGGATCGTGAAAGCCGCCAGTTGGCGTGGCAGCAACAGTTGCTTGACAGGGCCGGCGATGGATCGCTGGAGCAGCACGATTCTGACGCCGACTGGTCCGTCTTGAATCTTTCGGGGAAATCACTGGAGGGTCGAGCGGAACTGAATGCGCTGCAGGATCACTCACTGCTTGTGAGCGGATCATCGGATGATACTGATGAGTACCATGCCTCAGCACCCAGTCCTTTGAAAAAGATCCGATCAGTGCGTCTGGAAGTGCTGACTCATGACAGTCTCCCACAAACGGGTCCCGGACGTGCGGAGGACGGTAATTTTGAACTGTCTGAATTTTGGTTTCGCACGGGTGACGGACGTGAACTTCGATTTTCCACGGCAGGTGCGCAGCATTCTCAGCCAGGTTACGAAGCGGCAAAGACGATTGACGGCAAGGACGAGACCGGGTGGGCGATTGACGGTGCGCCGGAGGGCAGTCTGAACAGAAACAGAACGGCCTGGTTTGTTCTGCCGACACCGCTGGAGGTCGATCTGAATCATTCATTAACATTCAAGATGCGGTTTGCGAAGAAAGCCGCTGGAATCGGCCGTTTTCGTATCGGAGTGTCTGAAACGGAATGGCAGTACGATCCCGACCCTGCGATTTTAGCAGTCCTTGTTGCGATTGATTCGGCTGACCGCAGTGAGGAACAGAATCACAAACTGGATGATGCTTTTCTGCGGCAGGACGCTGTGTTGGGACCGGTTCGGGCTTCGCTCACGGACGTCACGAAGGAACTGGATGCAATCAGGAAGACGATTCCGACCACGATGGTGCTGCAGGAACTGGAGGAACCCCGGAAGACGCATCTGCAGATTCGAGGGGAATTCCTCAGGACCAGCTATGAAGTGACTCCCGCCGTTCCGGCGGTGCTGCCGGAGGTTGCCGAGGCAGAAGGTGCACGGACACGACTTGATTTTGCAAACTGGCTGATGCACCCCGATCATCCGCTCACGGGACGTGTGCGAGTCAACCGGATCTGGATGCGTCTGTTTGGGCGAGGTCTCGTTGAAACCGAAGACGATTTTGGAACCCAGGGCACCCTGCCCAGTCATCCGCAGTTGCTCGACTGGCTGGCCGATGAATTTCGTGGCCAGGGGTGGTCCACCAAAAATCTGCTGAAGCTAATCATGAATTCGGCGACCTATCGACAGACTTCGGCAGCTCGGCCGGAATTGATGTCGGTGGATTCCGGAAATGTCCTGCTGGCCCGACAGAATCGTCTTCGTGTTGAGGCCGAAATTGTACGCGACCTGGCTTTGTCTGTCAGTGGAAAATTGTCTCCGGTGATCGGGGGCGAAGGAGTCTATCCGCCTCAGGAATCCGGTATCTATGCGTTCACTCAGCGCAAGAAGAACTGGAAAACCAGTGCTGATGAAGATCGATACCGCCGTGGGATGTACACGTTTTTCTACCGCAGTGCGCCCTATCCGATGCTGGAAACATTTGATGTGCCAAAATTTAATGATACCTGCACTCACCGTGACCGATCAAATACGCCCCTGCAGTCTCTGACGATATCGAATTCGGAAGCAATGTATGAGCTGGCACAGTATTTTGGACAGCGAATTCTGTCGAATGAGGCGGTGGGTTCTGAGTCAGCTGCACTGGATGAAGAACGACTCATTTTTGCTTTTCGCCTGTGTGTGAGTCGCCAGCCCAGGCAACATGAACTTGTGGTTCTGATGAGATATTTGGAGCAATCCCGCCAGGTCTTTACTGAGGAAGAGAAGGTCTGGACGGCTGTGGCAAGACTATTGATGAATCTTGATGAGTTTATAACTCGGGAGTGA